In Halobaculum rubrum, the following are encoded in one genomic region:
- a CDS encoding geranylgeranylglycerol-phosphate geranylgeranyltransferase: MNATRSIGGFLELARVGNAVAAGALTFVGSFVAGGLDTLWAVALAVIATAAATGAGNAVNDYFDRDIDAVNRPDRPIPSGRVSARAAAGFAAALFLVATAAALSLPPLALAIAIVNLLALLAYTQLFKGLPAVGNVVVAYLTGSTFLFGAAAVGPIAPPTWTLFGLAATATFAREVVKDVEDTAGDREEGLRTLPIVVGEGPALALATVAMAAATLASVLPYVDGTFGPAYLAVVVPADATMLGATAWGFRDPAAAQRWIKRGTFLAAAAFVAGRLVTVVG; encoded by the coding sequence ATGAACGCGACCCGGTCGATCGGCGGCTTCCTCGAGCTCGCCCGCGTCGGCAACGCGGTCGCGGCGGGTGCGCTCACCTTCGTCGGCTCGTTCGTCGCGGGAGGGCTCGACACGCTCTGGGCTGTCGCACTCGCGGTGATCGCGACTGCGGCGGCGACGGGCGCGGGAAACGCGGTCAACGACTACTTCGATCGCGATATCGACGCCGTGAACAGACCGGATCGCCCGATCCCGAGCGGTCGGGTGTCGGCCCGCGCGGCCGCCGGGTTCGCGGCGGCGTTGTTTCTGGTCGCCACCGCCGCCGCGCTGTCGCTGCCGCCGCTGGCGCTGGCGATCGCGATCGTGAACCTCCTGGCGCTTTTGGCGTACACGCAGCTGTTCAAGGGGCTACCCGCAGTGGGCAACGTCGTCGTCGCGTATCTCACCGGCTCGACGTTCCTGTTCGGGGCGGCCGCAGTCGGGCCGATCGCGCCGCCGACGTGGACGCTGTTCGGGCTCGCCGCGACGGCGACGTTCGCCCGCGAGGTGGTGAAGGACGTGGAGGACACGGCGGGCGATCGCGAGGAGGGGCTCCGGACGCTTCCGATCGTCGTCGGCGAGGGTCCCGCGCTCGCGCTCGCGACGGTCGCGATGGCGGCGGCAACGCTGGCGAGCGTGCTCCCGTACGTCGACGGGACGTTCGGCCCGGCGTACCTCGCCGTCGTCGTGCCCGCGGACGCGACGATGCTCGGCGCAACTGCGTGGGGATTCCGTGACCCGGCGGCGGCCCAGCGGTGGATCAAGCGTGGGACCTTCCTCGCGGCGGCGGCGTTCGTCGCGGGCCGTCTCGTAACGGTGGTCGGGTAG
- a CDS encoding RAD55 family ATPase: protein MYEVEALDAEIEPGSNVLLTGPALSGKRELALDVLAEGTRSGEGAIMVTTKDSADRLLEQFAKREPYEGRPVAVVDTVTRQQGVNDVRESDRIKYTSSPVDMTGIGIKLSSFLEAFYKDRGIRQNRVMVHSLSTLLMYSDLQTVFRFLHVFTGRIQSVDGLGLYCIDSTAHDDQTMNTLKQLFDGIIETREDGEPTVRLSNA from the coding sequence ATGTATGAGGTCGAGGCGCTCGACGCCGAGATCGAGCCCGGGTCGAACGTGCTCCTCACCGGGCCGGCCCTGAGCGGAAAGCGGGAGCTCGCGCTCGACGTGCTCGCGGAGGGAACGCGCTCGGGCGAGGGCGCGATCATGGTGACGACCAAAGATTCAGCCGACCGACTCCTCGAACAGTTCGCCAAGCGGGAGCCGTACGAGGGTCGACCGGTCGCCGTCGTCGACACGGTCACACGGCAGCAGGGAGTCAACGACGTGCGCGAGAGCGACCGCATCAAGTACACCTCGTCGCCGGTCGACATGACCGGCATCGGGATCAAGCTCTCGTCGTTCCTCGAGGCGTTCTACAAGGATCGCGGTATCCGCCAGAACCGTGTCATGGTCCACTCGCTGTCGACGCTTCTCATGTACTCCGATCTCCAGACGGTGTTCCGGTTTCTCCACGTGTTCACCGGTCGGATCCAGAGCGTCGACGGGCTCGGACTGTACTGTATCGACTCGACGGCCCACGACGACCAGACGATGAACACGCTGAAGCAGCTGTTCGACGGGATCATCGAAACCAGGGAGGACGGCGAGCCGACGGTCAGGCTGTCGAACGCCTGA